The DNA window GCGACGATACAGCTGGCCATCAGCGAACTCAGTTTGCTTGCAGAACATGGCGTAGTTGGGGTACATCCGCTCGCACAGACAGGCCATAAAAGTGACGTGCTGCCAGCTCTCCAGCTTCTCCAGACGCAGGTGAATCGGGTTTTGTAACATGATGAATTCTCGAAGTCAGAAATTAGCCGCAGTGTACCTGAATCAGCCATAATTTGCTTGCCAACGCACAAACGCCGGTCGGTGGGACGCCACTGCATCAGCCCAGCGCGTCGGCTCCGGCAGACGGTAGCCTTTCAGGCAACGTTCCACCCACATCAGCGCGCTATCAAGGCCAACGCGATGTCCAGTGCTTACGAACAGCGGGTTGCAGCGCGCTTTACTGCGCAGAACCCATGCCAGCTGCTCACCTTTATCCTGCAATGGAGCCAGCGCGCCGGGCTCATCGCCGAGCAGTTCAAACTTACCGCATAGCCGCTTTTTCGCCACACCGATCGTCGGGACATCCACCAGCAGTCCAAAATGGCTGGCGACGCCGAGGCGG is part of the Klebsiella huaxiensis genome and encodes:
- the nfi gene encoding deoxyribonuclease V (cleaves DNA at apurinic or apyrimidinic sites) yields the protein MDLASLRAQQLSLAESVERVDRLDQEPPMLIGGADVGFEQEGEVTRAAMVLLSYPSLELVEYQVARVATTMPYIPGFLSFRETPALLAAWEQLSKKPDLLFVDGHGISHPRRLGVASHFGLLVDVPTIGVAKKRLCGKFELLGDEPGALAPLQDKGEQLAWVLRSKARCNPLFVSTGHRVGLDSALMWVERCLKGYRLPEPTRWADAVASHRPAFVRWQANYG